GAAtacagcacagagagctcaCTCTCCTTGGGGACATACTGTGGTCAACAATCCAAATAAGGTTGAAAATCCAGCAGCTTCAAATGTGGCCAGAAGCCGGCATGTTTCAGGCACAGATGCAACAAATACGACTCCCAGCTTCCACCCCAGCAGTCCATGTGATCTCCTATTTCACTCTCAAGTGAACAAGGTTGGGTCAATAATGTAATTTAGAAACTGAAGCCAGAGGATTTCCTGCAGACTAACTAGGACAGCAAGTGAAAATTAATCTTTGCCTAGAAGGACACAACAGTCAGGCCAAGTCTGATCAGTCAGAGCCGAAGTTAAAGGAacagttttacattttgaatTGGAATAGTCTCTTATTAAGACTCTCTTTTTTGATAAGAGACTCAGTGGCCCTTAGTAGTAAAGATAGCAACACTTTATAATATGGAACACAACTAAGGGCATAATTTCCCAACAATTAAATagattttaatatattttatttaaaatgacaatCTAAATATATTTATCTTCAAATATCTAAAGGTAGGGAGACCAGAATAAGGATTTAACAAGTGAGGTTTTTAcagcaaacaaagaaataattagactgtaagtaaatttaagtaaagCATAATTTCTTGGCTAGTGACTGAGACATGGAacgccacctctctggtggAGAAGGAGCATGAGCTAatcgtgaggttgagaggtagtcgggctcacctcaacACACGACTTGGGCTCTgaaaccagtctcctggagaggagTTGGAATCTGTCTCAGTCTGGTGTCGTCTGTGGTGAGAgacggcgggctggggtgggtatcttAGTATCCCTGCCTTCCCTGCTGCCTGCATGTTGGATTTTTTCCCGGTGGACGAGAGGGGTTGTTCCCTGATCCTGCAGGTCGGGGAATGGGTCCTGACTGTCTGCGCTTATAAGCCGAACAATAGTTTAGTGTATCTGGCCTTCTTGAATCTACAGCCGTATATTCTGGACACTTGGGtgaagagaggggctgagctgtcaactgaccACCGCCTCACCTGgcggtgagttggatcaggtggctgggtaggatgctggacagacctggACAGACATGCTGCACTGAGCTGGTTGGTGCCTGTCATGGTAGTAACCCTCGAACGAGATGGTGGACACCGGTGGTGAAAGGAGTCCTATTGGGCTTGGGACTTCAGAGGTAGCTGATAGGTACAGACAGGCCAAATGAAACACGGCTTGGGCAGTGGccgaagcaaaaactcgggcgTGGGAGGGGTTTAGTGAGGCCACAGAAAAAGACTTTTGGACTGCCTTGAAGAGATTCTGGTGAACTGTCAGgcaactcaggaggggaaagcggtccTCTACCTGCACTGTATGTAGTGCTGATTTTAACTGAGGATTTTGTCAGGCAGTGGAAGGGatctccttaatcccactgataCATCTTCCctagaggaagcagagtctggagACGAGGGGGATGACTTGTCCATCACTGGGCATGAGATCACTGAGTCAGTTAAACAGCTCCTTGTTGGCAGAGCCCCTGGAGTGGATGAGGTTCACACTGAGTTCCtaaaggctctggatgttgtaggacTGTCTTGCCTCTAcgatgttgcgtggagatcaggggcggTACTTTTATGTTGGCAGACTCCGGATgtggttcccatctttaagaaggaggaccggagggtgtgttccaactataggGGGATCACACTACTCAGCCTCTCCAGGAAAGTCTATGcgagggtgctggaaaggagagtccgTCAGTTAGTCGAAACTCAgctacaggaggaacaatgcggtttttgTCCCGGTTGCGGAagactggaccagctctttaacCTGTCGAGGACATTTGAGAGTGCATTGctcaaccagtctacatgtgttttgtggacttggagaaggaaTTTGACCGTGTCCCTCTGagtttaatgttttaaattattaataaataataattttgttgCTGTGTTGCCCCTTATTCTAGTATTCATACCTTTAAGTATGTGTAGGAAAACATAATTACcttgtaatttcaaataaaatatgttgaaaTTCCATTTCGTTACAGGACAATAAGTTGGAGGTCATATTATAAAGTGTTAACATGCATGTTATTGTCTAGCTGTCCTTACTAACTATACTCAGTGTAATAATAGCATTAAAGGCTCAAAAATGAGGATTCAGTCACCCGCTACTTAGCTGCAGCTGCATATATGTCACAGGACATACTGCACACGTCTCTTTTtacattatgtttatttttgttgtttatgaaCTACATGAGTAGTACAGCAATAAACAAGATAACACAGAGCAAACGATGAAATGCAATAAGTCATTATTCAGGATTGCATATATTAAAATACAGTAGGTGAACTCAGCACACTGACAATATACTGACTGTAAACACTGAACATGTAGGTAATGATTTGTCACACGTAGCTCGGTCTTTGGTTATTATAATGTCCAACATGATGACATAGTAGATATGTACCTCCTCTGACAGACTGAAAAGTTCCTCAGGCTGTGTTGCTACATCATAATATTTAACAGACATGCTAGATTGTCATGACTAGTTTCCAAGCTTAAACTCCCACAGACACATGTAATCATGATTACACCGAGGTTATATTGAAAAAGCACCATGAGAAGTGCATAAACATCACTGTACCTTCAACATTAACATACATACCCTCTATAACGCAACTTCGATTATCCTGTGATTGTGTAGCAATTACGATGCTTTACTGCTAACAGTGTGACCTGAAATGAACAGCCTGAATttataattattgtttttttattattataagttGCATTTATTTGAGTCATTTTTTGGTCTTCATTGATTTTCATTCACACTCCTTTCTGCACAGTGTAACACAGCTTTTGTGGTTGCACCAGCCAGGGTAAAATATGAGCTTCTAGTCCTTTTAAGAGGATTCTGTTGGACTTTTGGCATCTGTTTGAAAAACTGCTACATCTACATTTATATTTCAGCTGTCGGCCAGCCACGGGGGCCCGAGTGTTGGCTGCAGCTGCtatttctgacagtgtttaTGAGATTTCTGGCTTGTGGCTGGCATCGGCTGATTTGCTTAGGGTTGGGCACTAATGCCCAGAAGCATTCAGTGGATGCTACTTGCTCTCAGTGGTTTCCCCCTGGGCGGTGCTTCCGGGCTGCTATTTACTCTTCAGTATGAGAGTACGTGCGTTCATGTTGCCATTCTGAAAACTGACACTGAACACGATATTTTATCACAGTGTCATaacaaaatatgcaaataaaCTTGCTCAACTAGAAACTTCTTCAATATGTTTGTTAAATATTATTAATCAGTTTCAAGTTTTCCATctagagcagtggttcccaGCTTCCATAAGTTTCTAAgactcatccatccatccgtccaaaTTCACAAAAcaatactattttttttactcTAATTACTCCGTAATCTTTGGCAATTTAATTCGAACCCAACCTGTCATGTTTACATTTAATAACTTGCTCATATAGACGGTAATAAAATGGTGGCATTTGTTGATTTGTAGCTAAATTCAGCtgaggtgattttgtttttgtgttctgGAATGTATGTTTAACTTTAGCTTCCTGCAATGATTATTTTATGAACCAGGaaccaggttttgttttttctgcataatctaTAGATAACAGTAACTATAACCGAAGCTTTGTCAGTGGAATAGTGTCTTTTTAAATGAGACTGTATTCATGCTATTGGCATGCTATTTACTAATCAATCAGACAATGACATCAAGATTTCATCAATATTTACTGCGGATTACTGACGCTCAACAACAGCACTGTTTCCTGAAATTGTATGTATACTGGATGAGAATAAATTTGCCAAATAAAAGTCAATAATTGTGTTTATACTGATAAAATATCTTATGAGTGTTTATATCCTGAGAACCAGCCTATTCATTTATGTCCTCTCTAATGGACTTGGCTTTAGGTTGATATCTTTTGACTTATGTGAGCTACCCTATTAAGTCCTGGTATACTAAATAGAGGACATCCTGGTCTGTCCATTGATATCTTATGTGTTTGGGGGGCCTCTTTTAGCTACAAAGAGGGcggaaatcacaaaaaaagttCAGAGGGAAGATTCATTTTTCCCCGGTTCTCAGGAAGATATGTGTAGCCCGTCTGGTTCATTTGAAAGAATTCTTAAAAACTTAGTGCCTTcagacagctgttgttgtgaactggtgcaatataaataatattttatgaGACAGAAATTCAACTAAAttcagcagaaattagaattctttttaaatgataataaaaGTATACCTGTATACGATATTTAATCAGAGCCGCTTTTAAAAGCACTTCATCTTAAGGCCAAAATCACTGCAAAAAACACATATTGCTGTTTAAACATTAAATCGCACTTGCATCTAAAAAGAAATTTAACTGAAAAAGTTGCATAAGAGTAATTATTAAATGCACTGTTTTCTGTGAAGTTTAACCAAACAGGAATGTTACATATAGCATAAATATTGCATAAAAATAGTAACAGAGTAAGTTCTGGAAGCTTTGCATAAACATTAGCCTCCCTTTCTACGTGATTCAACAAATTCAGAACTTCTCACCTTTGCAGCACCTTCATCCCAATTGCAAGAAAAGCCATATCTTTAACACGCAGGCTACTGGCTACTCTGAAGTTACCTTCTCTCAGTAATGCCTTTCAGTAGTCTACTGAGTGCTGCTTGGTGGTTAATGTCTACATGGTAAGCATTTTTAAGAATGCAAACAATATTTAAAGTTCATATATTCTCATTTTTAGGGAACACttgttgcatttaaaaaaaaaaaaattgtggagTCCTCTACCAGAAATATAGCTTTCTGTGCCTTCACAGAGGATTCATTTGAATAGTTAAGACTCATCACAAATGGAAAGGCCTAAAACTGATTTAATCACGAGATTAAAATCAATTTGAATCTTATGTAACTGGAACGGCGCCACCACCTCGAGTCAACTAAAGCTTTGTTTGGAAGATGCTCACTTTTGATATTTTGCTCACATTCTGAGCATACGAAGAAGCAGCGGCGATCGCTCTTATTTCATATGACCATAGGAGAATTGGAGCACACCGAGCTGACATCAGACCTCGTTCTGCCCCTGTTGGCCCCCTGCCACTCCTCATCTTCCTCACTTATTGGATTCAGCCTCCCATTCTGCTCCAGCTGTTCTTTAGGTTCCAGGAAGGCCGCGTGTCTGTAGAGGAAACCTCCACCTCCCACCCTCTCTTGCCATGTCTCCTCGTGTGCCTGGGAGAGCGTGACAGTTGAAGAGTGGAGGCTGTCTTTGGCGTCATTTTTCTCCATGTTCTGACCTGGACAACAAGCGCAGCGACACGGTGTGAAAAAGAGGTAGACGAGAATCATGACAAGACTGATCAGACACGCTACAAGGGTGGTGTAGGCTGTTTTTAGATTCTCCAGTCCTTTGCTCATGGTGGTATTAAACACCACTACTGTTACATACAGCGTCTCATTGAATGAATCACTTGTAGCATAGCAGGTGTAGACCCCTGAGTCTTCTACCTTCAGGGGCCCAATCCTAAGGCTGCTTTCGTTACGGATTAAAGTGGTTTCGTTTTGAGACAGTGTCAGGTTTCCTGGCAGCACCCATCTCTTCACCATGTTCTTCTGTCTGGTGTCACAGTCTAACACCAAAGATTGCTCCAGATAGccttcttttttaaaacctttGACCTCACTGCAGTTCAGGTACTGTCTGGTCAGATCTAGTATGGCCATTTTTTCCTTCGGCTGGCCTGATGTCACACATGTGTGGTTACTGCTGAAGTCAGTGGAAGGGCTGAGCTCCCTGAGTTCCCAGTGTGCCATCAGTTCATACAGCTCACAGCTGCAGGTCAGAGGGTTGTTGTGGAAGTACAGACCGTTTTTAATCCAGGCAGGCAGAGCCTGAAGCTCATCCAGGGGCAGAGCTTTAATTCGGTTGGAAGAAACATCCAGCAGTCTAAGGCTTTTCAGCCTGCCTCGGCCCTTTAACAGCTCTACGGGGATGCGTGAGATCTGGTTGTGGCTCAGATAGAGCCTCTGCAACTCGATGAGGCCAGAGAAGGCAGAGCGATCTATCTGAGAGATGTGGTTTTTATAAAGCAGCAGCACCTCCAGATTCTCCAGCGGCTCAAAAATGTATTCGTCCAGCAGGCGGAGGCTGTTAAAGGAGAGGTCCAGGTAGCGAAGCTTTCTCACATTCACAAATGCCTCAGAGGAGAGAAAGGTGAGGTTGTTATTACTGAGCAGCAGGCTTTGCAGTCGGTCGAGTCTGATGCCGGTCCACTCAGCTTGGAGCTTAGTGATGGAGTTGAAGCTGAGGTCCAGCACAGCTGCATACGATGGAAGAGCGTTGGGAACATTTGTTAGATTCTTCTTGGAGCAGCTGATGATGGTGCTGGCACACAAACAAGTCTTCTGACAAACCAGGGGGCTTCCAGTTAACTGCCCACTGGCTCTCACTGCTGGTAACAGCAAAGTCAAATGCAGAATAAAGCAGCTCCTTCGTTTTAACACTGCAACAGCAGCAGGCCGAGAAAAGCCGATGGAGCCCACCATGGCGCCAGCACTACGCACTGCAGGGATTCCGGATGTTGTCTTAGTTTTCACAGTGGAGAATCATGGATCTGTAATCACACATTGTGCCACGTGATCAATAAATCGGCTGTCAGGACATAATATCACAGGATAATGATGCAGAGTTTCATGCCGTTAAAACAATGCAGAGGCGTGGTGCATTTGCGCAGCTGGATCATTAAAAAGTTGAATGTCGGCAAAAATGTTATCAATGTCATATCGTGTCGCAGCATACAATAAATAACAGACTATGGTGATTAATCAATGTGTCAAATtattcaaaataaacaaaatagtCTAAAAGTTAACTGAGTGTGGGTGTTAGTCGTTTCTCTGATATCAGTTATCAAAGCATTTACATTTGTCCCAGCTTGCGGATGCGATACTGCGTTACCTTTTCCCCCCCGTTTTTAAAGAGAAAGAAGTCCTTAGCAGTCCAGTCTCGGAGATGATTAGGACAGATGCATcgtcttcatcttcatcatct
This genomic interval from Oreochromis niloticus isolate F11D_XX linkage group LG5, O_niloticus_UMD_NMBU, whole genome shotgun sequence contains the following:
- the LOC100691876 gene encoding amphoterin-induced protein 1, translated to MVGSIGFSRPAAVAVLKRRSCFILHLTLLLPAVRASGQLTGSPLVCQKTCLCASTIISCSKKNLTNVPNALPSYAAVLDLSFNSITKLQAEWTGIRLDRLQSLLLSNNNLTFLSSEAFVNVRKLRYLDLSFNSLRLLDEYIFEPLENLEVLLLYKNHISQIDRSAFSGLIELQRLYLSHNQISRIPVELLKGRGRLKSLRLLDVSSNRIKALPLDELQALPAWIKNGLYFHNNPLTCSCELYELMAHWELRELSPSTDFSSNHTCVTSGQPKEKMAILDLTRQYLNCSEVKGFKKEGYLEQSLVLDCDTRQKNMVKRWVLPGNLTLSQNETTLIRNESSLRIGPLKVEDSGVYTCYATSDSFNETLYVTVVVFNTTMSKGLENLKTAYTTLVACLISLVMILVYLFFTPCRCACCPGQNMEKNDAKDSLHSSTVTLSQAHEETWQERVGGGGFLYRHAAFLEPKEQLEQNGRLNPISEEDEEWQGANRGRTRSDVSSVCSNSPMVI